A single genomic interval of Legionella israelensis harbors:
- the aroE gene encoding shikimate dehydrogenase, giving the protein MSYRFAVIGHPVAHSLSPVIHQDFASQADISLQYDKLLGDEHAFEKQVNDFFARGGRGLNVTLPFKERAYAMASMATKRCLAAKAANTLWMESGKLQADNTDGIGLIRDLQRYLTLNGRNILILGAGGAARGILSPLLDFSPDRLLVANRTLSKAESLKKDFPSIEVCSFEHLDFSSEIVINATSSSLSEGEVPFSSRLFAHRPFCYDLAYSSSGVTSFVAYVRALGCQAVDGLGMLVEQAAEAFKIWHGVMPDTLSVLKKLRIKQKD; this is encoded by the coding sequence ATGAGTTATCGTTTTGCCGTTATTGGTCATCCTGTTGCCCATAGTCTTTCTCCTGTTATTCATCAGGATTTTGCAAGTCAAGCGGACATTAGCTTACAGTACGACAAGCTGCTCGGAGATGAACACGCCTTTGAAAAGCAGGTCAATGATTTTTTTGCCCGAGGGGGGAGAGGATTAAATGTAACCTTGCCTTTTAAAGAACGTGCATACGCTATGGCGAGCATGGCGACAAAAAGATGTTTGGCGGCAAAAGCCGCCAATACGCTGTGGATGGAAAGCGGGAAATTGCAGGCGGATAATACGGATGGCATTGGACTTATTCGGGATTTACAGCGTTATCTGACTTTGAATGGTCGTAACATTCTAATACTTGGTGCAGGTGGGGCAGCACGCGGTATTCTTTCGCCACTGCTTGATTTTTCTCCTGACCGCCTGCTTGTTGCCAATCGTACTTTAAGTAAGGCAGAATCCCTAAAAAAGGATTTTCCTTCCATTGAAGTCTGCTCTTTTGAGCATCTGGATTTTTCCTCTGAGATAGTGATTAATGCTACATCTTCAAGCCTCAGTGAAGGTGAAGTTCCTTTTTCTTCCCGCCTTTTTGCTCATCGGCCTTTTTGTTACGATTTAGCCTATAGTTCTTCAGGAGTGACTTCTTTTGTGGCCTATGTGCGTGCCTTAGGCTGTCAGGCAGTGGATGGATTAGGTATGTTGGTTGAACAAGCCGCAGAAGCCTTTAAAATCTGGCATGGGGTAATGCCAGATACCTTATCGGTGTTAAAAAAATTACGAATCAAACAGAAAGATTGA
- a CDS encoding patatin-like phospholipase family protein produces MMAKIALYLAGGGARGAYQVGVLKAIDHILQVKSLPFNVVSGVSVGSINAIVLAENAQNFPAAVEKLNHLWSEIRCQQIYNASNYELSKSVLRNLSTMIIKQRQAGHLLNTQPLRRFISDNVDLNLINENIANQHLETIEIITNCYETHQTISFYNHGDTNFEDWHYPRHSSKKVQLQTEHILASAALPLFFPTVNIDGQHYGDGSMGLVSPLRGAIRFQVDKILILGTRHLPTFKENEDLKNGDIGFAHILGSMLNGLFMDNLDRDIEMVNHMNEIARLLSMWRKRYSSWRPITTLHLRPSCDMAKVAQEQYKTMPVFLRFLLNTLGAKSHSGDLLSFLLFEKEFTNELIKLGYQDTLAVAPEIQSFFDQ; encoded by the coding sequence ATTATGGCCAAAATTGCCCTTTATCTTGCTGGCGGTGGAGCACGGGGCGCTTATCAAGTCGGTGTTTTAAAAGCCATTGATCACATTTTGCAGGTGAAAAGTCTGCCTTTTAACGTGGTCAGTGGCGTCAGTGTCGGGAGCATTAATGCTATAGTGCTCGCTGAAAATGCACAGAATTTTCCTGCTGCCGTTGAAAAATTAAATCATTTGTGGAGCGAAATTCGTTGCCAGCAGATTTACAATGCCAGCAATTATGAATTAAGCAAATCAGTTTTGCGTAATTTAAGCACCATGATCATTAAACAGCGCCAGGCAGGACATTTGCTCAATACCCAGCCTTTGCGCCGTTTTATTAGTGATAATGTCGATTTGAATTTGATTAATGAAAACATTGCCAATCAACATCTGGAAACCATAGAAATCATTACCAATTGTTATGAAACTCATCAAACTATCTCATTCTATAATCATGGAGATACAAATTTTGAGGATTGGCACTATCCTCGACATAGCAGTAAGAAAGTCCAATTGCAGACGGAACACATTCTAGCTTCAGCCGCTCTGCCGCTTTTTTTTCCTACGGTCAATATTGATGGGCAACATTACGGGGATGGCAGCATGGGATTGGTATCTCCTCTAAGAGGAGCCATCCGTTTTCAAGTGGATAAGATACTTATTTTGGGCACCCGTCATTTACCAACTTTCAAGGAAAATGAAGACTTGAAAAACGGAGACATTGGCTTTGCTCATATTTTAGGCTCTATGCTCAATGGATTATTTATGGACAATCTTGACAGAGACATTGAGATGGTGAATCACATGAATGAAATTGCCCGCCTCCTTTCCATGTGGAGAAAACGTTACTCCTCCTGGCGTCCAATCACCACCTTGCATCTTCGGCCCAGTTGTGACATGGCAAAAGTAGCTCAGGAACAATATAAAACCATGCCCGTTTTTCTTCGGTTTTTACTGAATACTCTAGGTGCCAAAAGCCATTCTGGTGATTTGCTCAGTTTTTTATTGTTTGAAAAAGAATTCACCAATGAACTAATCAAATTGGGTTATCAGGATACTCTTGCCGTTGCCCCGGAAATTCAGTCATTTTTTGATCAATAA
- a CDS encoding IS982 family transposase produces the protein MDKLVELFCIVDDFCQKFLPIFEQQLINISGKVRKKPCSLSMSEIMTIVIHYHQSNYRNFKSYYSYVLQKDLRPYFPKLVSYSRMTELMPSCIVPLTAFCHNQSKTLTGIYFVDSTPIEVCHVKRAQQNKTFKGLAEKSKSTMGWYFGFKLHLVANDKGELMAFKITSSRTDDRTVVPDLSKNLLGKMIGDKGYISQNLTEKLAERGLQLLTKVRKNMKQKVLDAFDKVLLRKRAIVESVIDQLKNISNIEHSRHRSVFNFMVNILAGLAAYALKPKKPSLNIEKTFVAVV, from the coding sequence ATGGATAAGTTAGTCGAATTATTCTGTATTGTCGATGATTTTTGTCAAAAGTTTTTACCAATCTTTGAGCAGCAACTTATAAATATTTCAGGCAAAGTCAGGAAGAAACCCTGTAGCCTGTCTATGTCCGAAATAATGACGATAGTGATACACTACCACCAATCCAATTATCGAAACTTCAAAAGCTATTATTCTTATGTTTTGCAGAAAGATTTACGTCCCTATTTCCCAAAACTGGTCAGCTATAGCAGAATGACTGAGCTGATGCCATCTTGTATAGTGCCATTAACGGCATTTTGCCACAATCAATCAAAGACTCTAACTGGCATTTATTTCGTAGACTCAACCCCTATTGAGGTCTGCCACGTTAAAAGAGCGCAACAGAATAAAACATTTAAGGGGTTAGCGGAGAAGTCCAAATCAACTATGGGATGGTATTTTGGTTTTAAACTTCATTTGGTGGCCAATGATAAAGGTGAGCTAATGGCTTTTAAAATAACCTCAAGCCGAACAGATGACCGAACGGTTGTGCCCGATTTAAGTAAAAATCTGTTGGGTAAAATGATTGGAGATAAGGGATATATTTCCCAAAATCTGACCGAGAAACTTGCTGAAAGAGGCTTGCAACTACTGACCAAAGTCAGAAAAAATATGAAGCAAAAAGTGCTCGATGCCTTTGACAAAGTCCTGTTGAGAAAAAGAGCCATTGTTGAATCTGTTATTGACCAATTAAAAAATATTTCAAATATCGAACACTCAAGGCATCGTTCTGTCTTTAATTTTATGGTCAATATCTTGGCTGGTTTGGCAGCTTATGCACTTAAGCCAAAGAAACCTTCCTTGAATATTGAAAAAACATTCGTGGCTGTCGTTTGA
- a CDS encoding ATP-binding protein has product MNNKVINDQRELEWRRKYFENILLPDIEEKLGTLKNGIVGKTPDEDSIIKALEKQIPGVANIANRLRDTGSHTDAFIKEEILSHHIRGSAKAATAVGTGFSIASLVFYAFEFFRIPGIYLASFILGRKVPFTLKNNAKWLYSAVLLGLSIAAIAVPGVAPFLAIGISALAVGVGLFTVGRFFYRKRQIKKELSKQNEAIEKVENDIDKLRQAKIDDALNYKFSNENIENAIKDMRKAKEDLDALKSKNATEEEIKEAGKKLESSQNKLISLYFKARRDKASTPKELDAIFEEMEEFQKKLQTNMEHLQNLKDKVAELEKENEEMGLMSVVDKGVGTILGAAALGGLVVSLFFPPIGAGILLGVSAAALTYASARLATPLFKKLGSWLVSKAKSIINKPEEEKEPAVKDVMNAPKPHKKIVPSDEVHESTADIFKTFFSENVVVALKKEICQTQHMEKIDRKLEALTKAQDHKGILEYFSNLAERFDRHQMGQRNVDFFLERLNNLQPGLRLLQQAFKSEDLKTDVTSIEKAQHILNNEVLKKALEEKGIDWSDVPVFEEKKASARISPAIKQKEEDSEGEREKGGDTLSTSHH; this is encoded by the coding sequence ATGAATAATAAAGTGATAAATGATCAACGAGAACTAGAGTGGCGAAGAAAGTATTTTGAAAACATTCTTCTGCCAGATATAGAAGAAAAACTGGGAACATTAAAAAACGGTATTGTCGGAAAAACGCCCGATGAGGACAGCATCATAAAAGCCCTTGAGAAACAGATACCGGGCGTGGCGAACATTGCCAATCGTTTACGTGACACAGGAAGCCATACAGATGCTTTTATTAAAGAGGAAATTCTGAGCCACCATATACGGGGTTCGGCAAAAGCTGCCACTGCGGTAGGTACGGGTTTTTCCATTGCTTCCCTTGTCTTTTATGCCTTTGAGTTTTTCCGTATACCCGGGATTTATCTTGCTTCTTTCATTTTAGGTAGAAAAGTTCCTTTTACGCTAAAAAACAACGCCAAATGGCTTTATTCTGCTGTGTTATTAGGCTTAAGTATTGCCGCCATTGCCGTACCTGGGGTTGCTCCATTTCTAGCCATTGGGATATCTGCTCTTGCTGTAGGCGTTGGCCTATTTACCGTGGGCCGCTTTTTTTACCGAAAAAGACAGATAAAAAAAGAACTATCGAAGCAAAATGAAGCGATTGAAAAGGTTGAAAATGATATTGACAAATTAAGGCAAGCGAAGATTGATGATGCGCTTAATTACAAATTTTCTAATGAAAATATAGAGAACGCCATTAAAGACATGCGTAAGGCAAAAGAAGATTTAGATGCATTAAAAAGTAAAAATGCAACTGAGGAGGAAATTAAGGAAGCCGGAAAAAAACTGGAGTCATCACAAAATAAACTCATCTCATTATATTTTAAAGCACGCAGGGATAAAGCATCCACCCCCAAAGAGTTGGATGCTATTTTTGAAGAAATGGAAGAATTTCAAAAGAAATTGCAGACAAACATGGAGCATTTGCAAAATCTGAAAGACAAGGTTGCCGAACTGGAAAAAGAAAATGAGGAAATGGGCCTCATGTCAGTCGTAGATAAGGGGGTAGGAACCATTTTGGGTGCTGCAGCACTTGGCGGACTTGTGGTATCGCTTTTTTTCCCACCCATCGGTGCTGGTATATTGCTCGGAGTCAGTGCTGCTGCTCTGACCTACGCCAGTGCACGTCTTGCAACACCGTTATTTAAGAAGCTGGGTTCATGGCTGGTCAGTAAAGCAAAATCAATCATAAATAAACCTGAAGAGGAAAAAGAGCCTGCTGTAAAGGACGTTATGAATGCGCCCAAACCTCATAAAAAAATTGTTCCATCTGATGAGGTACATGAATCCACTGCAGATATCTTTAAAACATTTTTTAGCGAGAATGTTGTTGTTGCATTAAAAAAAGAGATTTGTCAAACCCAGCATATGGAGAAAATAGACCGAAAATTAGAGGCTCTAACTAAGGCTCAGGATCATAAAGGTATTCTTGAGTATTTTAGTAATTTAGCTGAGCGCTTTGATAGACATCAGATGGGTCAAAGAAATGTCGACTTTTTTCTTGAACGGCTTAATAATCTTCAGCCAGGTCTCAGATTGTTACAACAAGCTTTTAAATCGGAGGATTTAAAAACCGATGTCACTTCTATTGAGAAAGCCCAACATATTTTAAACAATGAAGTTTTGAAGAAGGCATTGGAGGAAAAAGGGATAGACTGGAGCGATGTTCCTGTTTTTGAGGAAAAAAAAGCCTCTGCCAGGATTTCTCCTGCTATAAAGCAAAAAGAAGAAGATAGCGAAGGAGAAAGAGAAAAAGGCGGAGATACACTCTCAACCTCCCATCACTAA
- a CDS encoding oligopeptide:H+ symporter codes for MLSLFRQQPRAFYMIFMLELWERFGFYTAQGILTLYFIRFLGYSDTQAYYTFGAFSALVYGMVVLGGYLGDKILGTKRTIVLGLVILSLGYFSLAITNKHNVFLALGLICVGNGLFKANPSNLLAKCYHDNDSRLHGGFTLYYMAINLGSMVALFAGPTISSRYGYSYAYFLSAVGLVLGVVNYLFQRKHVAHIQTKADQRQIHFSQWNLMIIGVIALTLCSAYLLQHVLMAQALLWLVIFIALLIYAFYMSREDKISALRMFVAFILMIEAIAFFTLYQQMPTSLNLFAVHNVRPTFLGISIDPQSFQALNPIWIVLMSPVLATMYSRPHKEGTSFTIAHKFALGMTMCGLSFLLLYFARFASSESGMVSSWWMVVSYLLQSLGELLVSALGVAMVAELVPIQIAGFVMGMWFLTSAISGFTGAFVASYTAIPQHVNAGIGSLMIYTKVFAGIGLFTLAASLVMWLLAPWLNRVIAMKAEVFGEALEMDTEDLSKESLMPEI; via the coding sequence ATGTTGTCATTGTTTCGTCAGCAACCGCGCGCTTTTTATATGATTTTTATGCTGGAGTTGTGGGAGCGCTTTGGCTTCTATACCGCTCAGGGCATTTTAACCCTCTACTTCATCCGCTTTTTAGGCTATAGCGATACGCAAGCTTATTATACTTTTGGCGCCTTCTCCGCTCTTGTTTACGGCATGGTGGTTCTTGGTGGCTATCTCGGCGATAAAATCCTTGGTACCAAACGTACCATTGTGCTCGGTTTAGTCATTTTGTCTTTAGGCTATTTTTCCCTGGCAATAACCAATAAACATAACGTTTTTCTGGCACTGGGCTTAATCTGTGTTGGCAATGGTCTCTTTAAAGCCAATCCCTCCAATCTGCTGGCTAAATGCTATCATGACAATGACTCTCGTTTACACGGTGGTTTTACCCTGTATTATATGGCGATTAATTTAGGCTCTATGGTGGCTCTTTTTGCTGGCCCCACCATTTCCAGCCGCTATGGATATTCTTATGCTTATTTTCTCAGCGCTGTTGGTCTTGTGCTAGGGGTGGTCAATTACCTCTTTCAGAGAAAGCATGTGGCTCATATCCAAACAAAAGCAGATCAGAGGCAAATCCATTTTTCTCAATGGAATTTGATGATTATCGGTGTAATTGCTTTAACCCTGTGCTCGGCTTATTTGCTGCAGCATGTCCTGATGGCCCAGGCTCTGTTATGGCTGGTGATTTTCATAGCTCTGCTGATCTATGCTTTTTACATGAGCCGGGAAGATAAAATCTCTGCTCTGCGCATGTTCGTTGCTTTTATCCTGATGATTGAAGCGATTGCTTTTTTTACCCTGTATCAGCAAATGCCAACTTCTTTAAATTTATTTGCTGTACACAATGTACGCCCTACCTTTTTAGGTATTTCTATTGATCCGCAAAGCTTTCAGGCGCTTAATCCGATTTGGATTGTGCTTATGAGTCCTGTTTTGGCGACGATGTATTCCAGACCGCATAAAGAAGGCACAAGTTTTACCATTGCCCATAAGTTTGCCTTGGGAATGACCATGTGCGGCTTAAGTTTTTTGTTGCTGTATTTTGCTCGTTTTGCCAGTTCTGAAAGCGGAATGGTATCTTCCTGGTGGATGGTTGTTAGCTATTTGCTTCAGAGTTTGGGCGAGTTGTTGGTTTCAGCTCTGGGTGTAGCCATGGTTGCTGAATTGGTGCCAATTCAGATTGCCGGTTTCGTCATGGGAATGTGGTTTCTTACTTCTGCAATATCCGGGTTTACAGGTGCTTTTGTCGCCTCCTATACGGCCATTCCCCAGCACGTAAACGCCGGTATTGGCTCTTTGATGATTTACACGAAAGTGTTTGCTGGTATCGGTTTGTTTACCTTGGCTGCTTCGCTTGTTATGTGGTTGCTTGCTCCTTGGCTTAATCGAGTTATTGCCATGAAAGCAGAGGTATTCGGTGAAGCCCTGGAGATGGATACTGAAGACCTTTCAAAAGAAAGTCTCATGCCGGAAATATAA
- a CDS encoding toxin-antitoxin system HicB family antitoxin, producing the protein MCKQENIFSGKPFKGSFNVRIGKNIIWGWRMT; encoded by the coding sequence GTGTGCAAACAAGAAAATATTTTTTCTGGAAAACCATTTAAAGGCTCATTCAATGTTAGGATAGGTAAGAACATAATTTGGGGATGGAGGATGACATGA
- a CDS encoding SDR family NAD(P)-dependent oxidoreductase codes for MKKLENKTVLITGASSGIGFAFAQLLAEYKMKLVITARQTDKLNTLAEQLRKKGADVQVFTCDLSKKGAANLLYQQIQEANIAIDLLINNAGFGKWGEFLDFDLETYNNMLQLNINALTELCYLFIPHMIKAGSGGIINVASLASFTPVPYATVYSASKSYVLFFTEALSGEYKDKGLHIMALCPGGTESNFAKVAAPHLNYEKGDFDSAEFVAQKGLEAFLQGKRHVVIGKKNKTISLLPRFLSRKSIINIVGKAWKKRINL; via the coding sequence ATGAAAAAACTAGAAAATAAAACCGTGTTAATAACAGGTGCTTCATCTGGTATTGGTTTTGCTTTTGCACAACTACTAGCAGAATATAAAATGAAACTGGTTATCACCGCAAGGCAAACGGATAAATTAAATACATTAGCAGAACAGTTACGAAAAAAAGGGGCGGATGTCCAGGTTTTCACCTGTGATTTATCTAAAAAAGGTGCCGCCAATTTACTTTATCAGCAAATACAAGAAGCGAATATTGCCATTGACTTATTAATTAATAATGCGGGATTTGGGAAGTGGGGTGAGTTCTTGGATTTTGATTTGGAAACTTATAATAATATGTTGCAGCTCAATATCAATGCTTTAACTGAACTTTGTTATTTATTTATTCCACATATGATCAAAGCAGGCAGTGGTGGCATCATAAATGTAGCTTCATTAGCTTCTTTTACACCTGTACCGTATGCTACCGTATATTCTGCTTCCAAATCCTATGTTTTGTTTTTTACTGAAGCCTTAAGTGGCGAATATAAAGATAAAGGATTACATATAATGGCATTATGTCCTGGAGGTACCGAATCAAACTTTGCCAAAGTTGCAGCGCCACACTTAAACTATGAAAAAGGTGATTTTGATTCTGCAGAATTTGTTGCTCAAAAAGGATTAGAGGCATTTCTGCAAGGGAAGCGGCACGTTGTAATCGGTAAGAAAAACAAAACTATATCGCTATTACCCAGGTTCTTATCTCGAAAATCGATTATCAATATCGTAGGTAAGGCATGGAAAAAAAGGATCAACTTGTAA
- a CDS encoding linear amide C-N hydrolase: MTQMLRLLLILASTIVSTITQACTGLQLKAGDDSFINGRTVEFASPIPLSGLVIPRNYAFNGTLPDGTKGLAYKAQFAVIGANAFGEAAILDGLNEKGLASAAFYFPNYATYTEVTPKNKNIALSPTEFPNWILTQFTTVDEVKQNINSVVIVPTSPAGWGLVPPFHYVVYDKTGKSIVIEPINGKLVVNDNPIGVITNSPTFDWHLTNLSNYLNLSPMNAPSKVIDGYKLNSFGQGSGLHGLPGDFSPPSRFVRAAIFSATATPVSNAAKAVYEAFHLLNQFDIPPGAVGSKTNEKVTFDLTLATTVKDPQNINYYFRTYNDQNIKMIALSAFDLNDKELKSIPMTGMQPVKDVSATAQSGLIDAHPQRSEEGS; the protein is encoded by the coding sequence ATGACACAAATGCTACGATTGTTACTCATATTGGCAAGCACTATTGTAAGCACAATCACACAGGCTTGTACTGGGCTGCAATTAAAGGCAGGCGATGACTCATTTATTAATGGACGCACTGTTGAATTTGCCTCACCAATCCCATTGAGCGGGCTAGTTATTCCTAGAAATTATGCTTTTAATGGCACATTGCCAGATGGCACAAAAGGGTTAGCTTACAAGGCTCAATTTGCTGTTATTGGTGCAAATGCTTTTGGTGAAGCAGCCATTCTGGACGGTTTAAATGAAAAGGGCTTGGCATCTGCCGCATTTTATTTCCCAAATTATGCCACTTATACAGAAGTGACACCTAAAAATAAAAATATAGCTTTGTCACCTACAGAATTCCCTAACTGGATTTTGACTCAATTTACAACCGTTGATGAAGTTAAACAAAATATTAATTCGGTTGTTATTGTGCCAACCTCTCCTGCTGGATGGGGTTTGGTCCCTCCCTTTCATTATGTGGTTTATGATAAAACTGGTAAAAGTATTGTGATTGAGCCAATTAACGGCAAACTGGTTGTCAATGACAATCCAATTGGTGTCATTACCAATTCACCGACTTTTGATTGGCATCTAACAAACTTATCCAACTATCTCAATCTTTCTCCAATGAACGCACCTAGCAAAGTTATTGATGGATATAAGCTCAATTCATTCGGTCAAGGTTCAGGTCTACATGGATTACCTGGTGATTTTTCTCCTCCATCACGCTTTGTAAGAGCAGCTATATTTTCAGCAACGGCCACACCTGTCAGTAACGCTGCCAAAGCTGTATATGAAGCCTTTCATTTGCTCAATCAATTTGACATACCACCCGGTGCAGTGGGTTCTAAAACAAATGAAAAAGTTACTTTTGATTTGACACTGGCAACAACAGTAAAAGATCCGCAAAATATAAATTACTATTTCAGAACTTATAACGATCAAAACATCAAAATGATCGCTCTTAGTGCATTTGATTTAAATGACAAAGAACTTAAATCTATCCCAATGACTGGCATGCAACCCGTCAAAGATGTGTCTGCCACTGCACAAAGCGGCTTAATTGATGCACATCCGCAAAGAAGCGAAGAAGGTAGCTAA
- a CDS encoding FAD-dependent monooxygenase produces MKKIPVLIVGGGPVGLSMALALARQNIHSLVIEQHPGRTAHPRARGVSMRTMELFRQWGNINELLKYEFPKEAIRFIWSESLQGKEVTRVEMKGIENYTHGPIGASFVTQDCVEDYLHHTLRYHQEAEIQFSKEMVSFEENDTGVMVRLLNRKSNKEELVHAQYVVAADGAHSLTRKQLEIEMEGTDNLGRSCSVYCEFDISQWTKHRPSAGFFFIDPTISSRSLFMAYGKNRWIVGMRFTAENKKEDFTDEYCINEIRRVVDVSNLDVKIINKSFWTMAAQVARQYRYGRIFLVGDAAHRLPPTGGLGMNTGIADAHNLAWKLAFVLNHDLSDSLLDTYYEERAPIAKRNIEWSTENAKRFFDIYKAIHAGDHETLKIKLHEQQKNLNYEGLDLGFIYHSNAVVSENSQTINVSPSKYIPTTLPGSRAPYVKLIKDNEIISTLDLFEKNFVLFVGSEGEPWRTAASELTQTLSFPLTVYKVGSDGDLIDPENTWHGIYDITREGCVLVRPDGHVAWRSQSMVENPKNELERTFSIILNKTTY; encoded by the coding sequence ATGAAAAAAATTCCCGTACTAATTGTTGGTGGCGGACCTGTTGGCCTTAGCATGGCTTTAGCATTAGCACGTCAAAATATTCATTCATTAGTGATCGAACAACATCCAGGCCGTACAGCACACCCTCGTGCTCGTGGTGTTAGCATGCGAACGATGGAGCTATTTAGGCAATGGGGAAATATTAATGAATTATTGAAATATGAATTTCCAAAAGAAGCAATAAGATTTATTTGGTCAGAGTCCTTGCAGGGCAAAGAAGTGACTCGGGTGGAAATGAAAGGCATAGAAAATTATACGCATGGGCCTATCGGGGCCAGTTTTGTTACACAAGATTGTGTGGAAGACTATTTACATCATACTTTGCGATATCATCAAGAAGCAGAGATTCAATTTTCAAAAGAAATGGTTTCTTTTGAAGAAAATGATACTGGCGTAATGGTGCGACTGCTGAATCGAAAAAGCAATAAAGAAGAATTGGTACACGCTCAATATGTTGTTGCTGCTGATGGCGCTCATAGCCTTACACGCAAACAATTGGAAATTGAAATGGAAGGGACTGATAACTTAGGACGAAGTTGTAGTGTTTATTGTGAATTTGACATATCACAATGGACAAAACATCGGCCTAGCGCCGGATTTTTCTTTATTGATCCTACGATATCCAGCAGGTCATTATTTATGGCCTATGGTAAAAACCGTTGGATAGTCGGTATGCGCTTTACAGCAGAAAATAAAAAAGAAGACTTTACAGATGAATACTGTATAAATGAAATTCGACGTGTTGTTGATGTTTCTAATCTTGATGTCAAAATTATAAATAAAAGTTTTTGGACAATGGCGGCGCAAGTCGCGAGACAATATCGTTATGGCCGAATTTTTTTAGTCGGCGATGCCGCTCATCGTTTACCGCCTACCGGTGGTTTAGGAATGAATACAGGTATTGCTGATGCACATAACTTAGCCTGGAAATTAGCATTTGTGCTGAATCATGACCTTTCTGATTCGCTATTAGATACTTATTATGAAGAACGTGCACCCATTGCTAAACGCAATATTGAATGGAGTACTGAAAACGCGAAACGTTTTTTTGATATCTATAAAGCCATTCATGCCGGTGATCATGAAACGTTAAAAATAAAATTGCATGAGCAACAAAAAAATCTTAATTATGAAGGATTAGATTTGGGTTTTATTTATCATTCAAATGCCGTGGTGTCTGAAAATAGTCAAACCATCAATGTATCTCCCTCTAAATATATTCCCACTACTCTACCAGGTAGTCGAGCACCTTATGTGAAATTAATAAAAGATAATGAAATCATTTCTACCTTAGACCTTTTCGAAAAGAATTTTGTTCTTTTCGTTGGTTCAGAAGGAGAACCTTGGCGAACTGCTGCCAGCGAATTAACCCAAACATTATCATTTCCATTAACCGTTTATAAAGTGGGATCGGATGGTGATTTGATTGATCCTGAAAATACATGGCATGGTATTTATGATATAACCAGGGAAGGCTGTGTCCTGGTACGCCCTGATGGACATGTTGCCTGGCGCAGCCAATCAATGGTGGAAAATCCGAAAAATGAGCTAGAGAGGACTTTTAGCATTATTTTAAACAAAACAACCTATTAG